One Salinimonas marina DNA segment encodes these proteins:
- a CDS encoding SurA N-terminal domain-containing protein, translating into MRMQQLKLIIMTMWLGLWIQPAVVYANQAPAQVVATVLDEQITLAHISPDKKTLAEMARGNSVTKEMALASYRQHQLTQKIVDTVLKDYAKAQHITTNPQLVSQFVKRFAASDTRKPRTADIKKMAREQVNTWLIDKALYQQHGGVVVFTPRKPLFPVEAYQIEFRRYQQQGQLTIHDAGLKAGFWQTFEKNYDFEIPPSQVSFAKPWWLTTDIMP; encoded by the coding sequence ATGCGCATGCAGCAGCTCAAACTGATCATTATGACCATGTGGCTGGGATTATGGATTCAGCCGGCGGTGGTTTATGCCAATCAGGCGCCGGCCCAGGTTGTCGCTACGGTACTGGATGAACAAATTACGCTGGCCCACATCAGCCCTGATAAAAAGACCCTTGCCGAGATGGCCCGTGGTAACAGCGTCACCAAAGAAATGGCCCTGGCCAGTTACCGGCAACATCAGCTTACGCAAAAAATTGTGGATACCGTGTTAAAGGATTATGCCAAAGCACAACACATCACCACCAACCCGCAGCTGGTGAGCCAGTTCGTTAAACGCTTTGCCGCGAGTGACACCCGCAAACCCCGAACCGCGGATATTAAAAAAATGGCCCGGGAACAGGTAAACACCTGGCTGATAGACAAAGCCTTGTATCAGCAGCACGGCGGGGTGGTGGTATTTACCCCCCGCAAACCCTTGTTTCCGGTAGAGGCCTACCAAATAGAATTTCGCCGCTACCAACAACAGGGCCAGCTGACTATTCACGATGCGGGGCTGAAAGCAGGCTTCTGGCAAACCTTCGAAAAAAACTATGATTTTGAAATTCCGCCGTCGCAGGTTTCTTTTGCTAAGCCCTGGTGGCTGACCACCGATATTATGCCCTGA
- a CDS encoding PLP-dependent cysteine synthase family protein encodes MNACPESLRQPRIFDDITQTIGHTPLIRLNRLARQHNWVTTPMAKVEYFNPAGSIKDRPALAMLQQIMSTPEFGPHTQIIEASSGNNGVACAWLGALFNIRVTIVIPEHMSVERQRLIRHYGAAVITTPRQYGTKGAIDKARELVAATPGAVALDQFANPANVQAHAHTTAQELLHDTGGRIDVLVAGIGTGGTLTGVAHTLKQHCSGLKVIAVEPARCPVLSEKRSGVHNIQGLSSGHIPDILDTQCIDEIITVEDEDAILFARQLATCEGMAVGISSGAAMHATARLCSMPEYRHQHIVTIFADGAERYFSTELFADFPTDNHPAE; translated from the coding sequence ATGAACGCCTGTCCCGAGTCACTACGCCAGCCCCGGATTTTTGACGATATTACCCAGACTATCGGGCATACGCCTCTCATCCGTCTGAATCGACTTGCTCGCCAGCATAACTGGGTAACCACGCCGATGGCCAAGGTGGAATATTTTAACCCTGCCGGGTCGATAAAAGATCGCCCTGCCCTGGCGATGCTGCAACAAATCATGAGCACGCCTGAATTTGGTCCCCACACCCAGATCATTGAAGCCTCTTCGGGAAATAACGGGGTCGCCTGTGCATGGCTGGGGGCGCTTTTTAATATCAGGGTAACGATTGTTATTCCGGAGCATATGTCGGTAGAACGACAGCGCCTGATTCGACATTATGGCGCCGCGGTCATCACCACCCCCAGACAGTACGGCACCAAAGGTGCCATCGATAAAGCCCGCGAACTGGTAGCTGCCACTCCCGGGGCGGTCGCGCTGGACCAGTTTGCCAATCCGGCCAACGTACAGGCCCATGCCCATACCACGGCCCAGGAGCTTTTGCATGATACCGGCGGCCGCATTGATGTGCTGGTGGCCGGGATAGGCACCGGGGGCACCCTGACCGGGGTTGCCCACACATTGAAACAGCATTGTTCTGGTTTAAAAGTTATTGCGGTAGAACCCGCGCGGTGTCCGGTATTAAGTGAAAAGCGTAGTGGCGTACACAATATTCAGGGCTTAAGCTCCGGGCACATACCAGACATCCTCGATACCCAGTGTATTGATGAAATCATTACGGTAGAGGACGAGGACGCTATATTATTTGCCCGTCAACTGGCGACCTGCGAAGGAATGGCAGTGGGAATTTCATCCGGCGCAGCCATGCACGCCACAGCCCGGTTATGTAGTATGCCTGAATATCGCCATCAGCACATCGTTACTATCTTTGCGGATGGCGCCGAGCGCTACTTCTCTACTGAGTTATTTGCCGATTTTCCGACAGATAATCATCCGGCAGAGTAG
- a CDS encoding Lrp/AsnC family transcriptional regulator, with translation MLISNEIAGKPYFMKEIAIDKIDRAILSLLQTNADWSATDIAQQVGLTTTPCWRRIQRLQQNGLVTKKVALLDATRLGLTTTVFVQVKAARHDGQWLQQFARHVESFDEVVEFYRMSGEYDYLLKVLVTDMASFDHFYKRLVNGIDLNDVTSSFAMEQIKYSTAMPLHHL, from the coding sequence ATGCTAATAAGCAATGAAATTGCTGGTAAGCCGTATTTTATGAAAGAAATTGCTATTGATAAGATCGATCGCGCGATTTTGAGTTTGCTGCAAACCAATGCGGATTGGTCGGCTACTGACATTGCTCAGCAGGTCGGTCTGACCACTACGCCCTGCTGGCGGCGCATACAGCGGCTTCAGCAAAATGGCCTGGTGACCAAAAAAGTCGCGTTGCTGGATGCTACCCGGCTGGGCTTAACGACCACGGTGTTTGTGCAGGTAAAAGCAGCCCGACACGATGGCCAGTGGTTGCAGCAGTTTGCCCGCCATGTGGAAAGCTTTGATGAGGTCGTGGAGTTTTACCGTATGAGTGGTGAATACGATTACCTATTGAAGGTGCTGGTAACGGATATGGCCAGCTTCGATCATTTTTATAAACGGCTGGTTAACGGCATCGATTTAAATGATGTGACCTCCAGCTTTGCCATGGAACAAATTAAGTATTCTACCGCCATGCCATTACATCACTTGTGA
- a CDS encoding acyl-CoA dehydrogenase — protein MRNQPASCWDDILMLDAQLGDEERMVTSTARDFCQSQLQPRILTANRDACFDPAIMLEFGELGLLGATIEGYGCAGVNYVTYGLIAREVERVDSGYRSAMSVQSSLVMHPIHAFGSEAQKQQYLPKLASGEWIGCFGLTEPDAGSDPAAMRTRATKTDGGYLLTGTKTWITNAPIADVAIVWAKVSDEDDAIRGFIVKSDSKGLTTPEIKHKLSLKASITGQLIMDGVFVSDEDMLPDVSGLKGPFSCLNRARYGIAWGSMGAAEFCWHAARQYGLERKQFNRPLAQTQLYQTKLANMQTEIALGLQGALRVGRLIDSNQFEPAMISLIKRNNCAKALDIARQARDMHGGNGISDEYHVMRHMLNLETVNTYEGTYDVHGLILGRAQTGLQAFF, from the coding sequence ATGCGTAATCAACCCGCATCCTGCTGGGATGACATTCTGATGCTGGATGCCCAGCTTGGTGATGAAGAGCGAATGGTCACCAGCACCGCCCGGGATTTTTGCCAGAGCCAGTTACAGCCGCGTATTCTTACGGCCAACCGTGATGCCTGTTTTGATCCGGCTATTATGCTTGAATTCGGTGAATTGGGCTTATTGGGAGCTACTATTGAGGGCTACGGCTGCGCCGGGGTTAACTATGTCACCTACGGCCTGATTGCCCGGGAAGTAGAGCGGGTCGACAGTGGCTATCGAAGTGCCATGAGCGTGCAATCCTCGCTGGTGATGCACCCGATACATGCGTTTGGTAGTGAGGCCCAGAAGCAGCAATATTTACCCAAATTAGCCAGTGGGGAATGGATCGGTTGCTTTGGCCTGACCGAACCGGATGCCGGGTCAGATCCGGCGGCGATGCGTACCCGGGCGACAAAAACTGACGGTGGCTACCTGCTTACCGGCACCAAAACCTGGATTACCAATGCGCCCATTGCCGATGTCGCCATTGTGTGGGCAAAAGTCAGTGACGAAGACGATGCCATTCGCGGTTTCATTGTAAAGTCAGACAGCAAGGGCTTAACCACCCCGGAGATCAAACATAAGCTTTCTTTAAAAGCATCCATAACCGGGCAACTGATAATGGATGGGGTGTTTGTAAGCGATGAAGATATGCTACCTGATGTAAGCGGTTTAAAAGGGCCGTTTAGTTGTCTGAATCGGGCCCGCTATGGGATTGCCTGGGGCAGTATGGGAGCGGCGGAATTCTGCTGGCATGCAGCCCGGCAGTATGGGTTGGAGCGCAAACAATTTAACCGGCCGCTGGCACAAACCCAGTTGTATCAAACCAAACTGGCCAATATGCAAACCGAGATAGCATTAGGATTGCAGGGCGCATTGCGGGTGGGGCGTCTGATTGACAGTAACCAGTTTGAGCCGGCTATGATCTCCCTTATCAAGCGCAATAATTGTGCAAAGGCGTTAGATATTGCCCGTCAGGCCAGAGACATGCACGGCGGTAACGGCATCAGTGATGAATACCATGTGATGCGGCATATGCTGAACCTGGAAACCGTTAATACCTATGAAGGTACCTACGATGTGCATGGTCTGATTCTGGGCCGCGCCCAGACCGGTTTGCAGGCATTTTTCTGA
- a CDS encoding cytochrome d ubiquinol oxidase subunit II: MPFESLTLTTLADIYIGLLALAVFLYAVLDGYDLGVGVLIPPRNEAFRDDMIASIGPYWDANETWLVLAVGLLLFAFPQAHSQILQTLYLPATLMLLGLILRGVSFDFRAKVVQSKKRKWDLSFKYGSLLTTLAQGYMLGIWVTGLRTDWMAQGFALLAAFGVSAAYAFIGSCWLILKTEGELQQKAFYWAKRGLIVLGLGIAVVSVLNLTLHESVRQLWLAAPWGYALMAIPITCFGLLCLCAVVLKRLPKANGHGEWLPFAIALLVFALCFAAFAISYYPYVVPGRLTIIDAIADASSLRFLLVGASIVVPCILAYTFMVYRIFSGKAEKLSYY, translated from the coding sequence ATGCCATTTGAAAGCTTAACCTTAACCACACTGGCCGATATTTATATTGGGCTGCTGGCCCTGGCCGTGTTTTTATATGCGGTTTTAGACGGCTACGATTTAGGGGTCGGGGTGCTGATTCCGCCCCGTAACGAAGCGTTTCGCGATGATATGATTGCTTCTATCGGCCCCTACTGGGATGCCAATGAAACCTGGCTGGTGCTGGCGGTGGGTCTGCTGTTGTTTGCCTTTCCGCAAGCCCACAGTCAGATTCTGCAAACCTTATATCTGCCTGCCACCCTGATGTTGCTGGGCTTGATTTTACGTGGGGTGTCGTTTGACTTTCGCGCCAAGGTGGTACAGTCGAAAAAGCGTAAGTGGGATCTGTCATTTAAATATGGCTCGTTACTGACCACGCTGGCTCAGGGCTATATGTTGGGGATCTGGGTAACCGGTCTGCGCACCGACTGGATGGCCCAGGGGTTTGCGCTGCTGGCCGCCTTCGGGGTCTCCGCGGCCTATGCTTTTATCGGGTCGTGCTGGCTTATTCTGAAAACAGAAGGCGAACTGCAGCAAAAAGCCTTTTACTGGGCCAAACGCGGGCTGATCGTATTGGGTCTCGGTATTGCGGTTGTGAGTGTGTTAAACCTGACCCTGCATGAAAGTGTTCGCCAGCTGTGGCTGGCTGCACCCTGGGGCTATGCGCTGATGGCCATTCCGATCACCTGTTTTGGTCTGCTGTGTCTTTGCGCGGTAGTCCTGAAGCGGCTGCCAAAGGCGAACGGCCATGGCGAATGGCTGCCCTTTGCCATCGCCCTGCTGGTGTTCGCGCTGTGTTTCGCGGCCTTTGCGATAAGCTATTATCCATATGTGGTCCCCGGGCGGCTAACCATTATCGATGCCATAGCTGATGCCAGTTCATTGCGCTTTTTACTGGTGGGTGCGTCAATCGTGGTGCCGTGTATTCTGGCTTACACCTTTATGGTGTATCGGATTTTCTCCGGAAAAGCCGAGAAACTTAGCTATTACTAA
- a CDS encoding cytochrome ubiquinol oxidase subunit I gives MDALILSRLQFALNISFHILFPTITIALGWFLFYFKIRADISGHPVWMRIYRFWVRVFALTFALGVVSGVTMSFQFGTNWPGYMEKAGNIAGPLLGYEVLTAFFLEATFLGIMLFGIRRVPGWLHTLSTLVVAIGTTISAFWIISLNSWMHTPQGHEMIDGVLYAKDWSAIIFNPSFPYRLAHMLLASGLTASFLIAGLSAYRIFKGDNKIAPKIALKTATYTAAVLIPIQIFAGDLHGLNTLEYQPQKVAAMEGVWETDTQVPLLLFAIPDEAARTNHFEIGIPRLASLILTHSAEGEIQGLNEFKGEHPPVKPVFYAFRVMVGMGVLMLLCAWLGSYYLYRRNHLPGWLTRIFMGMSFSGWVATLAGWYVTEVGRQPYLISDVMKTSEAVTTLPAGNVWFSFLMYAVVYAVLLVAYMGTLTLMCRRSIEIEEISSEEREKARAASFSPIGA, from the coding sequence GTGGACGCACTGATTCTTTCCCGGCTTCAGTTTGCACTGAACATTAGTTTTCACATTCTGTTCCCAACCATCACCATCGCGTTGGGATGGTTTTTATTTTACTTCAAAATTCGCGCAGATATTTCCGGTCATCCGGTGTGGATGCGTATTTACCGGTTCTGGGTTCGGGTGTTCGCGTTAACCTTTGCCTTAGGGGTGGTCAGCGGGGTCACCATGTCATTCCAGTTTGGCACCAACTGGCCAGGGTATATGGAAAAAGCCGGAAATATTGCCGGACCATTGCTGGGTTACGAAGTGCTTACGGCCTTTTTCCTGGAGGCGACCTTTTTAGGCATTATGCTGTTTGGGATCCGCCGCGTGCCGGGATGGCTGCATACGCTCTCAACCCTGGTGGTCGCGATAGGCACCACGATTTCGGCCTTTTGGATTATTTCGCTTAATAGCTGGATGCACACGCCTCAGGGCCATGAAATGATCGATGGCGTACTGTATGCCAAAGACTGGTCTGCGATTATTTTTAATCCGTCGTTTCCGTATCGGCTGGCGCACATGCTACTGGCATCGGGCCTGACGGCGAGCTTTTTGATTGCCGGACTGTCTGCCTACCGGATTTTCAAAGGTGATAACAAAATTGCCCCCAAAATTGCGCTTAAAACGGCCACCTATACTGCAGCAGTTCTGATCCCGATTCAGATTTTTGCCGGTGACCTGCATGGGCTCAATACCCTTGAGTATCAGCCGCAAAAAGTAGCGGCAATGGAAGGGGTCTGGGAAACCGATACCCAGGTGCCCTTGCTGCTTTTCGCAATACCCGATGAAGCAGCACGTACCAATCATTTTGAAATTGGCATTCCACGGCTGGCGAGCCTGATTCTGACCCATTCTGCCGAGGGCGAAATCCAGGGGCTGAATGAGTTTAAAGGGGAACACCCGCCAGTGAAACCGGTGTTTTATGCCTTTCGGGTGATGGTGGGGATGGGTGTGTTGATGCTGCTGTGCGCCTGGCTGGGAAGCTACTATCTGTATCGGCGTAATCACCTACCAGGCTGGTTGACCCGGATTTTTATGGGTATGAGCTTTAGTGGCTGGGTGGCCACCCTGGCGGGCTGGTATGTCACCGAAGTTGGCCGGCAGCCCTATCTCATCAGTGACGTGATGAAAACCAGCGAAGCGGTTACCACGTTACCCGCCGGCAATGTCTGGTTCTCATTTTTAATGTATGCCGTGGTCTATGCTGTGTTACTGGTGGCTTATATGGGCACCTTAACCCTGATGTGCCGCCGCTCGATTGAAATTGAAGAAATTTCCAGTGAAGAACGGGAAAAAGCGCGTGCTGCCAGCTTTTCTCCCATTGGTGCCTAG